A window from Ictalurus furcatus strain D&B chromosome 16, Billie_1.0, whole genome shotgun sequence encodes these proteins:
- the nfil3 gene encoding nuclear factor interleukin-3-regulated protein, whose translation MQAIKKEPSYSGDDDLVLAMALQGTDRDLINQKLSNMPFKAKQNMCRRKREFIPDEKKDNLYWERRRKNNEAAKRSREKRRINDMVLENKLMVLGEENASLKAELLSLKLKFGLLSSAAYAQEVQKISTSTKALYQEFVPPNGVKGSYPREVEPSCLSSSCISVIKHSPHSTLSDGSDSSTMNTCRTPEIIKQEPLENGNYSRDRASPYELYRHYLNSPFPAGYSQPNPFLPLTRSSSNSPRTSDGDDGTVSKSSDGEDEQQVPKGLAPSTADQKSVIVSAVKVPEAIASALPHKLRIKARAIQIKVEAIDPDYDSSGKFSSPIDMSARACYQMGQGSTPEYTQSSLSPLSLQVNNVQDWIQQPEYWNKDQTEAMPNGYKNRLCPDSPGPVTNKLVVDLKDGCYAISESENLYLKKGIANLSAEVACLKKLIATRQGSVIESTKSTTEHDLVSKGCYSN comes from the coding sequence ATGCAGGCCATTAAGAAAGAGCCGTCCTACAGTGGAGATGATGACCTGGTCTTAGCCATGGCCCTGCAAGGCACAGACAGAGACTTAATCAATCAGAAACTGTCCAACATGCCCTTCAAGGCCAAACAAAACATGTGCCGCAGAAAGCGGGAATTTATCCCTGATGAGAAGAAGGACAATTTGTACTGGGAGCGGAGACGCAAGAACAACGAGGCGGCAAAGCGCTCACGGGAGAAGCGGCGGATCAATGATATGGTGCTAGAGAACAAGCTGATGGTGTTGGGTGAGGAGAATGCTTCACTCAAAGCTGAGCTTCTGTCCCTCAAGCTGAAGTTTGGCCTGTTGAGCTCGGCTGCCTATGCTCAGGAGGTGCAGAAGATCTCCACCTCTACTAAAGCCTTGTACCAGGAATTTGTGCCCCCTAATGGTGTCAAAGGCTCTTACCCCAGAGAGGTTGAGCCATCATGCCTGAGCAGTAGCTGCATATCAGTGATCAAGCACTCACCTCACAGCACCTTATCAGACGGATCTGACTCAAGCACTATGAACACATGCAGGACGCCGGAAATCATCAAGCAAGAGCCATTAGAGAATGGCAACTACTCCAGAGACCGAGCCAGTCCATATGAACTGTACAGACATTACCTGAATAGTCCTTTCCCTGCAGGCTACTCTCAGCCAAATCCATTCCTGCCGCTCACCAGGTCATCAAGTAACTCGCCACGGACctctgatggtgatgatgggACCGTGAGCAAGTCGTCAGATGGGGAAGATGAACAGCAAGTCCCCAAAGGTCTGGCACCGTCCACTGCTGACCAAAAAAGCGTGATAGTCTCTGCTGTAAAAGTGCCAGAAGCAATAGCTTCAGCCCTACCCCACAAGCTGCGCATCAAAGCACGGGCCATCCAGATCAAAGTAGAGGCTATCGATCCTGACTACGACTCATCTGGGAAGTTCTCTTCTCCCATCGACATGTCTGCACGGGCATGCTACCAGATGGGTCAGGGATCTACACCTGAATATACCCAGTCATCACTTAGCCCACTCTCCCTGCAGGTGAACAACGTCCAGGACTGGATCCAACAACCTGAGTACTGGAACAAAGACCAAACAGAGGCTATGCCAAATGGCTACAAGAACAGACTTTGCCCTGACTCACCTGGGCCTGTGACTAACAAACTCGTTGTAGACCTTAAGGATGGCTGCTATGCCATCTCAGAGTCTGAGAACTTGTACTTGAAAAAAGGCATCGCCAACCTGTCAGCAGAAGTGGCCTGCCTGAAAAAGTTGATTGCAACACGGCAGGGTTCTGTTATCGAGTCCACCAAAAGCACTACTGAACATGACTTGGTATCTAAAGGATGTTACTCAAACTGA